One window of the Gimesia sp. genome contains the following:
- a CDS encoding 2-isopropylmalate synthase produces MFQFFSGAKKHVKNKVKRAVIRHHRRSGAVLFSDTTLRDGEQMPGATLDPVEKLEIAKALEAAGVHSLDAGFPASSQADIEAIQSMVGVIKKPVLTALCRTLPGDIDAADEALAGNSPHKRGVSLFCGTSPLHREFKLEKNKTEVLKLIVDSIQYAAEKFDIVAFSPEDASRTEVDFLCEVYREAIAAGATTIGFPDTVGILTPYKAQDLICQIQDQVPGIENVLLAVHFHNDLGLAVANTLACIDAGANVVQCTVNGIGERAGNAALEEVAMALHLHQDEYERPHKLDVSQLAPLCSLVSELTGIPLSPMKPIGGSNIFATEAGIHQDGLLKNPDTYLPYRPETVGAEGVRLVLGRHSGRRAIQHRLHELGREPSEQTVQRVMQAIKELPKGELVDDDLLLKLSS; encoded by the coding sequence ATGTTTCAGTTTTTCTCTGGTGCCAAAAAACACGTAAAGAATAAAGTCAAGCGGGCGGTGATCCGTCATCATCGACGTTCCGGTGCGGTCCTGTTCAGCGATACGACTTTGCGTGACGGCGAACAGATGCCCGGCGCCACGCTTGATCCGGTCGAGAAACTAGAGATCGCGAAAGCCCTCGAAGCAGCCGGCGTGCATTCACTGGATGCCGGTTTCCCTGCTTCGTCGCAGGCGGACATCGAAGCGATTCAAAGTATGGTCGGTGTGATCAAGAAACCGGTGCTCACGGCCCTCTGTCGCACGCTGCCCGGCGACATTGACGCAGCCGACGAGGCGCTCGCCGGCAATTCGCCACATAAACGGGGCGTGAGTCTCTTCTGCGGGACGAGTCCGCTGCACCGTGAGTTCAAGCTGGAAAAGAATAAAACCGAAGTCCTCAAACTGATCGTCGACAGCATTCAGTACGCGGCGGAAAAGTTCGACATCGTGGCGTTCAGTCCTGAAGATGCGAGTCGTACCGAAGTCGACTTCCTCTGTGAAGTCTACCGGGAAGCGATCGCTGCCGGGGCGACGACCATCGGGTTTCCCGATACCGTGGGCATCCTCACCCCCTACAAGGCGCAGGATCTGATCTGTCAGATTCAGGACCAGGTGCCCGGCATTGAGAACGTACTGCTGGCGGTGCACTTTCATAACGATCTGGGACTGGCGGTCGCGAACACGCTGGCCTGTATCGATGCGGGGGCGAACGTCGTGCAGTGTACCGTCAACGGCATTGGAGAGCGGGCCGGCAATGCCGCACTGGAAGAGGTCGCGATGGCCCTGCATCTGCATCAGGATGAATATGAGCGACCGCATAAACTGGATGTCAGTCAACTCGCGCCACTCTGCAGTCTGGTTTCCGAATTAACGGGCATTCCTCTCTCTCCGATGAAGCCGATTGGCGGCAGCAACATCTTCGCGACTGAAGCGGGTATCCACCAGGACGGACTGTTGAAGAACCCCGATACGTATCTGCCTTATCGACCAGAGACGGTCGGTGCAGAGGGCGTTCGACTGGTACTCGGACGTCACAGCGGTCGGAGAGCGATTCAGCACCGCCTGCATGAACTGGGACGTGAGCCGAGTGAGCAGACCGTGCAACGCGTGATGCAGGCCATTAAAGAACTCCCCAAAGGGGAGCTCGTCGATGATGACCTGCTGTTGAAACTCTCGAGCTGA
- a CDS encoding phosphoribosylformylglycinamidine synthase subunit PurQ, which produces MSTSPKVCVLRAPGTNCDIETAHAFDLCGAESTRIHLLKLLENPAQLNDYQILCLPGGFSYGDDVGAGIIFASHLQGQLGEVIGNFLAADKLVLGICNGFQVLLKSGILPGGAASWPPKADQPRDATLTWNNNGKYTSLWVNLGVLAKENVFLKDIDQIELPIAHAEGRIAVSDPSVIENWQANSQIAMCYRETGDAETTLQEEILPYPVNPNGSACNIAALGDPSGRVLGLMPHPERYLFATQHPQWTRLGLEGEGAGIQLFRNAVNYFA; this is translated from the coding sequence ATGTCAACTTCTCCCAAAGTCTGTGTGTTACGTGCCCCCGGAACGAACTGCGATATCGAAACGGCACATGCCTTTGATCTCTGTGGAGCCGAATCCACCCGCATCCATCTGCTCAAACTGCTCGAAAACCCGGCGCAACTGAACGATTACCAGATCCTCTGCCTGCCCGGTGGCTTCAGTTATGGTGATGACGTGGGCGCGGGCATCATTTTCGCCAGTCACCTGCAGGGACAGCTGGGAGAAGTGATTGGCAACTTCCTGGCCGCTGACAAACTGGTACTGGGGATCTGTAACGGATTCCAGGTGCTGCTCAAATCGGGTATCCTGCCCGGTGGTGCTGCCAGCTGGCCCCCCAAAGCCGATCAGCCCCGCGATGCCACGCTGACCTGGAACAACAATGGCAAATACACGTCGCTCTGGGTCAATCTGGGAGTGCTCGCGAAAGAGAACGTCTTCCTCAAAGACATCGACCAGATCGAACTGCCCATCGCGCACGCTGAAGGCCGCATCGCCGTCAGTGATCCGTCAGTCATCGAAAACTGGCAGGCCAATTCACAGATCGCAATGTGCTACCGGGAAACCGGTGACGCAGAAACAACGCTGCAGGAAGAGATTCTCCCCTATCCGGTGAACCCGAACGGTTCGGCCTGTAACATCGCCGCCCTGGGAGATCCTTCCGGTCGCGTCCTGGGACTGATGCCTCACCCCGAGCGTTACCTGTTCGCCACACAGCATCCGCAGTGGACGCGTCTGGGCCTGGAAGGGGAAGGCGCAGGCATCCAGTTGTTCCGCAACGCGGTCAACTACTTCGCCTGA
- a CDS encoding prenyltransferase/squalene oxidase repeat-containing protein, with translation MRYLRFQPGLFTRIPVSVRGLVLALTLILCGAVQPVSAQPEINRSIDAQGKRYYTPPTRLAVERGLQYLAERQHPDGSFGSGSTFKNNVAITALCGMAFLGDGNTPGRGKYGVQVQKAVDFILASCKPSGYIISPDSISHGPMYGHGFATLFLAEVYGMTRSKDVRVKLEKAVELIVKSQNAKGGWRYTPESKDADLSVTVCQIMALRAARNCGIFISKEVIDRCIDYVKKSQNPDGGFRYQLVRQAESEFPRSAAGVVALYSAGIYEGPEIENGLTYLMGRLPNQRYFRGSHYYYGQYYAVQAMWQAGQQYWDTWYTAIREELVAGQMASGSWRPDSSNCVEYSTAMSCIVLQIPRNNIPIFQR, from the coding sequence TTGCGATACCTGCGATTTCAACCAGGCCTCTTCACTCGAATCCCGGTTTCCGTCCGCGGTCTGGTTCTGGCGCTGACGTTGATACTTTGCGGAGCGGTCCAGCCTGTTTCAGCCCAGCCGGAAATCAACCGTTCGATCGACGCGCAGGGTAAACGCTATTACACACCACCGACACGACTGGCGGTAGAGCGCGGTCTGCAATATCTGGCTGAGCGTCAACATCCCGATGGTTCTTTTGGTTCCGGTTCCACTTTTAAGAACAACGTGGCCATCACCGCGCTGTGTGGCATGGCCTTTCTGGGAGACGGGAACACACCGGGGCGGGGCAAGTACGGCGTTCAGGTTCAGAAAGCCGTCGATTTCATTCTCGCTTCCTGCAAGCCATCCGGATATATCATTTCGCCCGACAGCATCTCACACGGTCCGATGTACGGGCATGGCTTCGCGACGCTGTTTCTCGCGGAAGTTTACGGGATGACGCGCAGCAAAGATGTCCGCGTCAAACTCGAAAAAGCGGTGGAACTGATCGTCAAATCGCAGAACGCTAAAGGAGGCTGGCGCTACACGCCGGAAAGTAAGGACGCGGATCTCTCGGTCACCGTCTGTCAGATCATGGCCCTGCGGGCCGCTCGTAACTGCGGCATCTTTATCTCCAAAGAGGTCATCGATCGCTGCATCGATTATGTCAAAAAGAGCCAGAACCCCGATGGTGGGTTTCGCTATCAACTGGTCCGGCAGGCCGAGAGTGAATTTCCGCGCTCGGCAGCGGGCGTTGTCGCTTTATACAGTGCCGGGATCTATGAAGGCCCGGAGATCGAAAACGGGTTGACCTACCTGATGGGCCGATTGCCCAATCAGCGTTATTTCCGGGGCAGTCATTATTACTATGGTCAGTATTACGCCGTCCAGGCGATGTGGCAGGCGGGGCAGCAGTACTGGGATACCTGGTACACCGCGATTCGCGAAGAGCTCGTCGCCGGCCAGATGGCGAGTGGCAGCTGGCGTCCCGACAGTTCCAACTGCGTGGAATACAGCACGGCCATGTCCTGTATTGTTCTACAGATCCCCCGCAATAACATCCCGATTTTCCAGCGTTGA
- a CDS encoding NPCBM/NEW2 domain-containing protein yields MRLFVVLCLTLLSCTLVTGPLQADELQTAAGKTITGKLLQIVQNRFTIKSKAGTEEIPATEIVRLQLDPVDKLPPSGGLLILANGDRLHAEILRAAEEALVIRLTACPRLDELKVPLETIRAAYFSWPRATHARARLIRQLEQTVKKTDLFYLKNGDYLEGEFLGFDEGGFRFESAAGETTVPRNGIAYFYFNPELIAFPQPEQLHYQVTLTDGSRVTVSNLSLNDSRLRARTLFGADMICERDRLAAVTPRRGRVVPLSELEPSEYRFTPYLSRNWKWQRNRNVLDGPLISGGQYFDSGLGMHSAAELHYQLDGQYAAFETSVGLDDSAGQRASVEVQILVDGKPVFHREVARHSTEIVKVPRIDLTGAQQLVLKVGFGKNADIEDHLNWCRPVLIKKP; encoded by the coding sequence ATGCGATTGTTCGTTGTGCTCTGTCTGACTCTGTTGTCCTGTACTCTGGTCACGGGACCGTTGCAGGCCGACGAACTTCAGACCGCGGCGGGAAAAACTATCACCGGCAAACTGCTGCAGATTGTGCAGAACCGATTCACAATTAAGAGCAAAGCAGGAACTGAAGAAATACCGGCAACAGAGATTGTCCGCCTGCAGTTAGATCCGGTCGACAAGCTGCCTCCCAGCGGGGGCCTGTTGATCCTGGCGAACGGCGACCGTCTGCATGCCGAGATTTTACGGGCTGCTGAGGAAGCACTTGTGATTCGTCTGACCGCCTGTCCCCGGCTGGATGAATTGAAAGTGCCCCTGGAAACGATCCGGGCAGCTTATTTTAGCTGGCCCCGTGCCACACATGCCCGCGCCCGCCTGATTCGTCAGCTGGAACAGACGGTCAAAAAGACCGATTTGTTCTACCTCAAAAACGGCGACTACCTCGAAGGTGAATTTCTGGGATTCGATGAGGGCGGTTTCCGGTTCGAATCCGCGGCCGGTGAAACAACGGTTCCCCGTAACGGGATCGCCTATTTTTATTTCAATCCGGAGCTGATTGCGTTTCCGCAGCCCGAACAGCTGCATTATCAAGTCACACTCACCGATGGCTCACGGGTAACGGTCTCGAATCTCTCGTTGAACGACAGCCGACTGCGGGCTCGCACCCTGTTTGGAGCAGACATGATCTGTGAGCGGGATCGCCTGGCTGCCGTCACACCTCGGAGAGGCCGCGTGGTTCCCCTGTCGGAGCTGGAGCCCTCTGAGTACCGTTTTACCCCCTATCTCTCTCGAAACTGGAAGTGGCAGCGCAATCGTAATGTGCTTGACGGACCGCTGATTTCAGGGGGGCAGTACTTCGATTCCGGTCTCGGTATGCACAGCGCTGCAGAGCTGCATTATCAACTGGATGGGCAGTATGCTGCGTTCGAAACCAGTGTGGGGCTGGACGATTCCGCAGGGCAGCGGGCCAGCGTCGAGGTGCAGATCCTGGTGGATGGCAAGCCTGTTTTTCATCGCGAAGTGGCGCGGCACTCAACAGAGATTGTCAAAGTGCCCCGGATCGATCTTACCGGCGCACAGCAGCTGGTATTGAAAGTCGGTTTTGGTAAAAACGCGGACATTGAAGATCATCTCAACTGGTGCCGACCGGTGCTGATTAAAAAGCCCTGA
- a CDS encoding PQQ-dependent sugar dehydrogenase produces MKTITSLALLLILAVCPTLSAEEKVDTSPAPVKLVKVFPYLQIDRPIVITHAGDGTDRLFIASQKGKIYIVPNTPEDEDLEEGKLFLDISDRVIYLDKKNEMGLLGMAFHPDFKKNGEFFVYYSSPETPNATSVISRFRVSRDNPDQALADSEEILMKVEQPAWNHNGGTIVFGPDGMLYIVFGDGGAGGDAFHNGQNLSTMLGSICRIDVNHKSPGLNYAIPKDNPFEDGKIPTFATIRKEIWAYGFRNPWRIAFDDKTGKLWAGDVGQGIWEEIDIVVKGGNYGWSVREGKHPFGPNGVEPRKHLIEPIWEYDHQVGKSITGGSVYRGKAIPAIEGMYIYGDYVSGKFWALKYDEASKKVTANHVIESPSIPVMTFGTDQNGEMFLTSSFSEIYMLKAR; encoded by the coding sequence ATGAAAACGATTACCTCACTCGCGTTGCTGCTGATTCTGGCTGTCTGCCCGACACTCTCTGCTGAAGAGAAAGTGGATACTTCTCCGGCTCCCGTCAAGCTGGTCAAGGTGTTCCCGTACCTGCAGATTGATCGCCCCATTGTGATTACCCATGCCGGCGATGGCACGGACCGTCTGTTTATCGCCTCGCAGAAGGGAAAGATTTACATCGTTCCCAATACACCCGAAGATGAAGATCTGGAAGAAGGCAAACTCTTCCTCGATATCTCCGATCGTGTGATCTATCTCGACAAGAAAAACGAAATGGGCCTTCTGGGCATGGCCTTCCACCCCGATTTCAAGAAGAACGGCGAGTTCTTCGTCTACTACAGTTCTCCCGAAACTCCGAATGCCACCTCCGTCATTTCCCGCTTCCGGGTTTCCAGGGACAATCCGGATCAGGCCCTTGCAGACTCGGAAGAAATTCTGATGAAAGTCGAACAGCCCGCCTGGAACCATAACGGGGGCACCATCGTATTTGGCCCGGATGGCATGCTGTATATCGTCTTTGGTGATGGCGGTGCCGGCGGGGATGCCTTCCATAACGGCCAGAATCTGTCCACCATGCTCGGATCGATCTGCCGCATCGACGTCAATCACAAATCTCCCGGACTGAACTACGCGATTCCCAAAGACAACCCTTTTGAAGATGGTAAAATACCGACCTTCGCCACGATCCGCAAGGAAATCTGGGCCTACGGTTTTCGTAATCCCTGGCGGATTGCCTTTGATGATAAGACCGGTAAACTCTGGGCCGGCGATGTCGGGCAGGGCATCTGGGAAGAAATCGATATCGTCGTCAAAGGGGGCAACTACGGCTGGTCGGTCCGTGAAGGCAAACATCCTTTCGGTCCCAATGGTGTCGAACCCCGCAAGCACCTCATCGAACCGATCTGGGAATACGATCACCAAGTCGGTAAGTCAATTACCGGCGGATCCGTCTATCGCGGCAAAGCAATTCCCGCGATCGAGGGCATGTACATTTACGGCGATTATGTCTCCGGCAAATTCTGGGCTCTGAAGTATGACGAGGCCAGCAAGAAGGTGACCGCCAACCATGTGATCGAAAGTCCCAGCATCCCCGTGATGACCTTCGGCACCGATCAAAATGGGGAAATGTTCCTGACCTCGTCCTTCAGCGAAATCTATATGCTGAAAGCGAGATAA
- a CDS encoding DUF2237 domain-containing protein gives MTEKKAKNVLGTELEICSLEPVTGFYRDGCCNTGGSDLGLHTVCTEVTEEFLAFSKERGNDLSTPHPLFEFPGLKPGDRWCLCVERWKEAFEAGMAPKVKLESCHISTLEFVDLEDLQAYAIEA, from the coding sequence ATGACTGAAAAGAAAGCCAAAAACGTGCTCGGCACCGAACTGGAGATCTGCTCTCTGGAACCGGTAACCGGATTTTATCGTGACGGCTGCTGCAACACCGGTGGTTCGGATCTCGGCCTGCATACGGTGTGTACCGAAGTCACGGAAGAATTCCTGGCTTTTTCCAAGGAACGGGGTAACGACCTGAGCACACCTCATCCGTTGTTCGAGTTTCCGGGACTGAAACCCGGCGATCGCTGGTGTCTGTGTGTGGAACGCTGGAAAGAAGCTTTCGAGGCGGGCATGGCCCCCAAGGTGAAGCTCGAATCGTGCCACATCTCGACACTGGAATTCGTCGATCTGGAAGATCTGCAGGCCTACGCCATCGAAGCCTGA
- a CDS encoding TIM barrel protein, with product MQRREFLKSGMLAGGAVVLGSTAAQAADSKEQKPFNLKYAPHFGMFKNAAGNDPIDQLKFAADQGFTAWEDNGMKKKPKELQQKIADTMEKLNMEMGVFVAHGSIGKLTFTRKDKAVWDEVLKDIKDSVEVAKRVNAKWMTVVPGNLDEGPRARLAEGYQTANVIELLRRCAEIFEPHGMVMVLEPLNWYANHGGVFLQGSPQAYALCKAVDSPACKILFDVYHQQITEGNLIVNIDQCWDEIGYFQSGDNPGRKEPGTGEINYLNVFKHIHSKGFEGIVGMEHGNSKPGKEGDMAVIEAYREVDQF from the coding sequence ATGCAACGTCGAGAGTTTCTTAAAAGCGGGATGCTGGCAGGGGGAGCAGTTGTGTTAGGTAGTACTGCTGCCCAGGCAGCCGACAGCAAAGAGCAGAAGCCATTTAATCTGAAATACGCGCCCCACTTCGGCATGTTCAAGAATGCCGCGGGCAATGATCCCATCGACCAGTTAAAATTCGCCGCCGACCAGGGCTTTACCGCCTGGGAAGACAACGGTATGAAGAAGAAGCCCAAAGAGCTGCAGCAGAAAATCGCCGATACCATGGAAAAGCTCAACATGGAAATGGGCGTGTTCGTAGCGCATGGTTCCATCGGCAAGCTGACCTTCACCCGCAAAGACAAAGCGGTCTGGGACGAAGTCCTCAAAGACATCAAAGACTCCGTCGAAGTTGCTAAGCGGGTCAATGCGAAATGGATGACCGTCGTACCCGGCAACCTGGATGAAGGTCCCCGTGCCCGTCTGGCTGAAGGTTACCAGACCGCCAACGTGATTGAACTACTCCGCCGCTGTGCTGAGATCTTCGAACCGCATGGTATGGTCATGGTGCTTGAGCCACTCAACTGGTATGCCAATCATGGTGGTGTCTTCCTGCAGGGATCTCCTCAGGCGTATGCCCTTTGTAAAGCAGTCGACAGTCCGGCCTGTAAGATTCTGTTCGATGTCTACCATCAGCAGATTACCGAAGGCAACCTGATCGTGAACATCGATCAGTGCTGGGATGAGATCGGCTACTTCCAGTCAGGTGATAACCCGGGCCGTAAGGAACCCGGTACGGGTGAGATTAACTACCTGAATGTATTCAAGCATATCCACTCCAAGGGATTTGAAGGTATCGTGGGGATGGAACATGGTAATTCCAAGCCCGGCAAAGAAGGCGACATGGCCGTCATCGAAGCTTATCGTGAGGTCGATCAGTTTTAA
- a CDS encoding YbaN family protein: MLRKSQPHQQQPESSSDSGLNLDRLAFDEIHPAFLDTLDEQTVPTVTGLKKVIYLVLAGFFFVLGVLGVALPVLPTTPFLLLTSYFLIRTSPRMNRALLRSPVLGQVLKEWQQDGGVRLSVKIQAITIVVLIIGATLIFSPLSVLLKSVLVALACVGILVVIRLPGLK, from the coding sequence ATGCTTCGCAAATCGCAGCCGCATCAGCAACAGCCTGAATCATCATCCGATTCCGGATTAAACCTGGATCGGCTGGCGTTCGATGAAATTCATCCTGCATTCCTGGATACCCTCGATGAGCAGACCGTCCCCACGGTGACGGGACTGAAAAAGGTGATCTACCTGGTTCTGGCGGGATTCTTTTTCGTGCTGGGCGTGCTCGGCGTGGCACTGCCTGTGCTCCCGACGACGCCGTTCCTGCTGCTGACCAGCTACTTTCTGATCCGCACTTCTCCCCGAATGAACCGGGCACTGCTGCGTTCTCCCGTACTGGGTCAGGTTCTTAAAGAGTGGCAACAGGATGGTGGTGTGCGGCTGAGCGTCAAAATTCAAGCGATTACAATTGTGGTCCTGATCATCGGCGCGACGCTGATCTTCTCGCCCCTCTCGGTGCTGCTGAAATCCGTACTGGTGGCTCTGGCCTGCGTGGGGATCCTGGTGGTGATTCGCCTGCCTGGTCTGAAGTAA
- a CDS encoding TauD/TfdA family dioxygenase: MSDQPSAPDLPPAFEIPAAWKGAELFSRDDWLVHLDQRHLADLDSAVKIISSENLSLSEITPARFPLPELGPLLRRVQHQLEHGSGACQIKRVPIENYSQEEREILFWLISVHLGTPVSQSATGEKLFHVRDEGFKVGQAQARGPNTRKRLSFHTDRCDVIGFLCIQQALSGGDNQLVSSVALFNEMRQRWPELTQTLMEPFYYLRHNVDTANQKPFCRQPIFSVQGGHFAGSFLRVLIERAYASPDLPDMTPEQKQAMDQLEALAETPEMSVTFSQDPGDLLFLNNWVTFHRRDEFTDAEEPELKRHLLRVWLAVPNNRPLDPLFADNYGNTAAGSVRGGMPATAAP, from the coding sequence GTGAGTGATCAACCTTCCGCCCCCGACCTGCCTCCCGCATTTGAGATTCCGGCTGCCTGGAAAGGTGCAGAACTCTTCTCCCGAGACGACTGGCTGGTTCATCTGGATCAACGGCATCTCGCTGATCTGGACTCGGCTGTGAAGATAATCTCGTCGGAAAACCTGAGCCTGTCTGAAATCACTCCCGCACGTTTCCCTCTGCCCGAACTCGGCCCCCTGCTGCGTCGGGTTCAACATCAGCTGGAACACGGATCGGGAGCCTGTCAGATCAAGCGCGTGCCGATCGAGAACTACTCTCAAGAGGAACGCGAGATTCTGTTCTGGCTCATCTCCGTGCACCTGGGAACGCCGGTCTCACAGAGCGCGACTGGGGAAAAGCTGTTCCATGTGAGGGACGAAGGTTTTAAGGTCGGACAGGCCCAGGCCCGCGGTCCGAACACACGCAAACGGCTCAGCTTCCATACCGACCGCTGTGACGTGATTGGTTTTCTGTGCATTCAACAGGCCCTCTCAGGCGGCGATAATCAACTGGTCAGTTCGGTGGCTCTCTTCAACGAGATGCGACAACGCTGGCCCGAGTTGACACAAACCTTGATGGAGCCGTTTTACTATCTCAGGCATAACGTCGATACAGCAAACCAGAAACCGTTCTGTCGGCAACCGATCTTTTCAGTGCAGGGGGGACACTTCGCCGGCAGCTTTCTGCGGGTATTGATCGAACGCGCTTATGCTTCACCCGACCTTCCCGATATGACTCCCGAGCAGAAGCAGGCTATGGATCAGCTGGAAGCACTCGCCGAAACGCCGGAAATGAGTGTCACCTTCAGCCAGGATCCGGGGGATCTGCTGTTTTTGAATAACTGGGTCACGTTTCACCGCCGGGATGAATTCACGGATGCGGAAGAGCCGGAACTGAAACGGCACCTGCTGCGGGTCTGGCTTGCGGTTCCCAACAATCGTCCACTGGATCCCCTGTTTGCTGATAATTACGGGAATACAGCCGCTGGATCTGTTCGCGGAGGCATGCCGGCGACCGCGGCCCCCTGA
- a CDS encoding response regulator, with translation MSFIFDRATQPDAVQQHFDLFLQHTTEGVWDWVDLDAQEQWWSPRFYELLGYCDQEIESSLDTFERLLHPEDAVQTMLGLRSALENTIRFEHNFRLRVKGGLYRWFRGQAQVLRDSSGQAVRMTGSLSDIHERILLRTELEGTRLQAFRARELQQSFLAMMSHEIRTPLSAILGFAEILSDSSEDEETISAANTIHTNGQYLLDTFNDFVDLSRIEEGRFDLKLQDCCPLTVIQNVKSVAKRKADHKGLTLEIDLDHSLPTSIQSNPIRLRQILLNLIGVVINYTHEGTISLLVRKSQTAPSDQQMVFMIRNSGNGMNIEPINQIFAGRQLADLTSLTYPGGVGLSLSMARHLVRLLGGEITLQHETNSASIVEFTINTGTSCEIKPQQLSLSQRIREHKTSRSSFGMLRQPCRILLVEDGIYNQRLIQYLLTKAGGSVTLAENGQQAVDQLGAVLQSKTDINEQFDLILMDIQMPLLDGYSATELIREMGFNNPIIALTANVMPGDREKCLQAGCDEYLSKPLDRKRLIQTINNLLKSRRKRMLQLK, from the coding sequence ATGAGTTTCATCTTCGACAGAGCAACACAACCAGACGCCGTTCAACAGCATTTCGACCTGTTCCTGCAACACACGACGGAAGGGGTCTGGGACTGGGTCGATCTAGACGCCCAGGAACAATGGTGGTCTCCCCGGTTTTATGAACTGCTGGGCTACTGCGACCAGGAAATTGAATCGAGCCTGGACACCTTCGAACGGCTACTGCATCCGGAGGATGCAGTACAGACGATGCTCGGCCTGCGATCTGCCCTGGAGAACACCATTCGTTTTGAGCACAACTTTCGCCTGCGGGTCAAAGGGGGCCTTTATCGCTGGTTTCGGGGACAGGCCCAGGTCCTGCGTGATTCCTCCGGACAGGCTGTGCGCATGACCGGATCCCTGTCAGACATTCACGAGCGAATTCTACTTCGGACAGAACTGGAAGGGACGCGTCTGCAGGCGTTTCGCGCCCGAGAATTACAACAGTCATTTCTGGCGATGATGAGTCATGAAATCAGGACTCCCCTCTCCGCGATCCTTGGCTTTGCAGAAATCCTGAGTGATTCCAGCGAAGATGAGGAAACGATCAGCGCTGCAAATACGATCCATACCAACGGTCAGTATCTGCTGGATACATTCAACGACTTCGTGGACCTCTCCCGAATTGAGGAAGGCAGGTTTGACCTGAAGCTTCAGGACTGCTGCCCACTGACGGTGATCCAAAACGTGAAGTCGGTCGCCAAACGGAAAGCGGACCACAAGGGGCTGACACTCGAAATCGACCTGGATCATAGTCTGCCGACATCCATCCAGTCCAATCCGATACGCCTCAGGCAGATACTGTTAAACCTGATAGGGGTCGTGATCAACTACACTCACGAGGGAACCATCAGCCTTTTGGTCAGAAAATCACAGACGGCTCCCTCTGATCAGCAAATGGTCTTCATGATTCGTAACAGCGGAAATGGAATGAATATCGAACCGATCAATCAGATTTTTGCCGGACGCCAACTGGCTGATCTGACATCGCTCACCTATCCCGGGGGAGTCGGGCTGAGCCTTTCGATGGCGCGACATCTGGTCCGCCTGCTGGGAGGAGAGATTACGCTTCAGCATGAAACGAATTCCGCTTCAATCGTTGAATTCACAATCAATACGGGCACCAGTTGTGAAATCAAGCCACAGCAGCTTTCGTTATCACAGCGTATCCGTGAACACAAAACATCCCGTTCCAGCTTCGGGATGCTGAGGCAGCCCTGTCGTATCCTGCTGGTGGAAGATGGAATCTACAACCAGAGGCTGATCCAGTACCTGCTGACAAAAGCCGGCGGAAGCGTCACCCTGGCTGAGAACGGGCAGCAGGCAGTCGATCAACTGGGAGCCGTCCTGCAGAGCAAAACCGACATCAACGAGCAGTTTGACCTGATCCTGATGGACATTCAGATGCCGCTCCTGGATGGGTACTCCGCGACGGAACTCATCCGCGAGATGGGATTCAATAACCCGATCATTGCACTCACCGCCAACGTCATGCCCGGCGACCGGGAAAAATGTCTGCAGGCCGGCTGTGATGAATACCTGAGCAAACCACTGGATCGCAAGCGGCTCATTCAGACGATTAACAACCTGCTCAAGTCCAGAAGAAAACGGATGCTGCAGCTGAAATAA
- a CDS encoding gamma-glutamylcyclotransferase family protein — MQKRLNYFAYGSNLHPARLEARIGSCQFQGIALLEQAELRFHKVGVDASGKCDITIDDASAGGVWGAVYQITTEQKTELDRFESLGRGYDIRELDVLTHEQKLIRVFTYQAMAAFIDPALQPFDWYHELVLQGARFHGFPAEYLTQLQLIERLTDSDAERITLAQEVLRTIEEYRDHGTEQQPAY, encoded by the coding sequence ATGCAGAAGCGATTGAACTATTTTGCCTACGGTTCAAATTTGCACCCCGCACGACTCGAAGCGCGCATCGGGAGCTGTCAGTTTCAGGGAATCGCCTTACTCGAGCAGGCAGAGCTCCGCTTTCACAAAGTCGGCGTCGATGCGTCCGGGAAATGTGATATTACGATTGATGACGCATCTGCGGGGGGAGTCTGGGGGGCCGTCTACCAGATCACGACAGAACAGAAAACGGAACTTGACCGTTTCGAATCGCTGGGGCGCGGATATGACATACGCGAGTTGGATGTCTTGACGCATGAGCAGAAATTGATCCGTGTGTTTACCTACCAGGCGATGGCCGCGTTTATCGATCCCGCTCTACAGCCTTTTGACTGGTACCACGAACTGGTTCTCCAGGGGGCCCGCTTTCACGGTTTCCCTGCCGAGTATCTGACGCAGCTGCAACTGATCGAACGACTGACAGATTCCGATGCCGAACGAATCACCCTCGCGCAGGAGGTCCTCCGTACGATCGAGGAATACCGCGATCATGGCACGGAACAACAGCCTGCTTACTGA